A genome region from Pseudomonas anguilliseptica includes the following:
- a CDS encoding bifunctional O-acetylhomoserine aminocarboxypropyltransferase/cysteine synthase: MKLETLAIHAGYSPDPTTKAVAVPIYQTSSFAFDDTQHGADLFDLKVAGNIYSRIMNPTNAVLEERVAALEGGVGALAVASGMAAITYAIQTVAEAGDNIVSVAKLYGGTYNPLAHTLPRFGIQTRFAAHDDIAALEALIDDKTKAVFCESIGNPAGNIVDLAALAAAAHRHGVPLIVDNTVATPILCRPFEHGADIVVHSLTKYIGGHGTSIGGIVVDSGKFPWADNKARFPLLNTPDPSYHGVTYTEAFGPAAFIGRCRVVPLRNTGAALSPFNAFLILQGLETLALRMERHCENALKVAHYLQNHPQVAWVKYAGLPDHPEHALAQRFCGGTPASILSFGIKGGQEAGARFIDALQLVVRLVNIGDAKSLACHPASTTHRQLNDEELERAGVPRDMVRLSIGIEHSDDILADLAQALDAAAG, translated from the coding sequence ATGAAATTGGAAACCCTGGCCATCCACGCCGGCTACAGCCCCGACCCGACCACCAAGGCGGTGGCGGTCCCGATCTACCAGACCAGCTCCTTTGCCTTCGACGATACCCAGCACGGTGCCGACCTGTTCGACCTGAAGGTCGCCGGCAATATCTATTCACGGATCATGAATCCGACCAACGCCGTGCTCGAAGAGCGCGTGGCTGCGCTGGAAGGTGGCGTCGGCGCGCTGGCCGTGGCCTCGGGCATGGCGGCGATCACCTACGCGATCCAGACCGTGGCCGAAGCCGGTGACAACATCGTCTCGGTGGCCAAGCTCTACGGCGGCACCTACAACCCGCTGGCGCACACTCTGCCGCGCTTCGGCATCCAGACCCGCTTCGCCGCCCACGACGACATCGCCGCTCTGGAAGCGCTGATCGACGACAAAACCAAAGCGGTGTTCTGCGAATCCATCGGCAACCCGGCCGGCAATATCGTCGACCTCGCTGCCCTGGCTGCGGCCGCGCACCGCCATGGCGTGCCGCTGATTGTCGACAACACGGTGGCTACGCCGATTCTCTGCCGCCCGTTCGAGCATGGCGCGGACATCGTCGTGCACTCGCTGACCAAGTACATCGGCGGCCACGGCACCAGCATCGGCGGCATTGTGGTCGACTCCGGAAAATTCCCCTGGGCTGACAATAAAGCGCGCTTCCCATTGCTCAACACGCCCGACCCGTCCTACCACGGCGTGACCTACACCGAGGCCTTCGGCCCGGCCGCCTTTATCGGCCGCTGCCGCGTGGTGCCACTGCGCAACACCGGCGCGGCGCTGTCGCCGTTCAATGCCTTCCTCATCCTGCAAGGCCTGGAAACCCTGGCCCTGCGCATGGAGCGCCACTGCGAGAACGCGCTGAAGGTCGCCCATTACCTGCAGAACCACCCGCAGGTGGCCTGGGTGAAATACGCCGGCCTGCCCGATCACCCCGAGCATGCCCTGGCGCAGCGTTTCTGCGGCGGCACACCGGCCTCGATCCTGTCCTTTGGCATCAAGGGCGGTCAGGAAGCCGGCGCGCGCTTTATCGATGCGCTGCAGTTAGTGGTTCGTTTGGTGAATATCGGCGATGCCAAATCCCTGGCCTGCCACCCGGCCTCGACCACTCACCGCCAGCTGAATGACGAAGAACTGGAGCGCGCCGGCGTGCCGCGCGACATGGTGCG